A genomic segment from Acipenser ruthenus chromosome 5, fAciRut3.2 maternal haplotype, whole genome shotgun sequence encodes:
- the LOC117402687 gene encoding dual specificity protein phosphatase 10-like codes for MPPSPLDDRIVVALPRPVRPQELNLCLDTYYLDSLTATHKTVISTTVVKIRATNLIYMPSSNGSTRSLSCGCSSASCCTVATSEKDSQTQSQVSASSPNLTSGVCTVGTTNQMVNSNDALSTPGGIGSPTSGPAKQPSAARIIYPNELAKRITKCSKGHQPMPGPVIIDCRPFMEYNKSHIQGAVHINCSDKISRRRLQQGKITVLDLICREGKDSFKRIFSKEIIVYDENTNDPTRVMPSQPLHVVLESLRREGKDPLVLKGGLSSFRSNHENLCDHSLQLQESLNSGGASAAIPHSLPTTPDIENAELTPILPFLYLGNEYDAQDFEKMQKMNIAYIINVTTHLPLFHYEKGIFNYKRLPATDSNKQNLRQYFEEAFEFIVEAHQSGKGLLIHCQAGVSRSATIVIAYLMKHTRMTMKDAYKFVKMRRPIISPNLNFMGQLLEFEQDLNNGITPRILTPKLIGVETVV; via the exons ATGCCTCCATCTCCTCTAGACGACAGAATTGTGGTGGCGCTGCCAAGGCCAGTCAGACCTCAGGAACTCAACCTTTGCTTGGACACGTACTACCTTGATTCTCTCACTGCTACTCATAAAACTGTCATTAGCACAACTGTAGTGAAAATCAGGGCTACTAATCTCATTTATATGCCCTCATCCAACGGCTCTACGCGCTCCTTGTCTTGTGGATGCAGTAGCGCCAGTTGCTGCACTGTGGCAACTTCTGAAAAGGACAGTCAGACCCAAAGCCAAGTCAGCGCGAGTAGCCCAAACTTGACCTCAGGAGTCTGTACTGTTGGTACCACCAACCAAATGGTCAACAGCAATGATGCGCTAAGTACACCTGGTGGGATTGGAAGTCCAACCTCTGGCCCTGCTAAACAGCCGTCTGCTGCCCGGATCATCTATCCCAATGAACTGGCCAAGAGGATAACCAAATGCTCCAAGGGTCACCAGCCAATGCCTGGTCCCGTCATTATTGACTGTAGACCATTCATGGAGTACAATAAGAGCCACATTCAAGGGGCTGTTCACATCAACTGCTCTGATAAAATCAGCAGGAGGAGGCTTCAGCAAGGAAAAATTACTGTTTTGGACTTGATCTGCAGGGAAGGCAAGGACTCCTTCAAAAGGATTTTTTCCAAAGAAATTATTGTCTATGATGAAAATACCAATGACCCAACTAGGGTGATGCCATCCCAGCCTCTACATGTAGTACTGGAGTCACTGAGAAGAGAAGGCAAGGACCCCCTTGTTTTAAAAG GCGGGCTCAGCAGCTTCAGGTCGAACCATGAAAACCTCTGTGACCACTCCCTCCAGCTCCAAGAGAGCCTGAATTCGGGGGGTGCATCTGCTGCAATACCTCACTCCCTCCCAACTACTCCTGATATAGAGAACGCTGAACTGACCCCCATATTGCCGTTCCTCTATCTTGGAAACGAGTACGATGCTCAAGACTTCGAGAAGATGCAGAAGATGAACATCGCATACATTATTAACGTCACCACCCACCTGCCACTTTTTCACTATGAGAAAGGCATCTTCAATTACAAGAGGCTACCCGCCACTGATAGCAACAAACAGAATCTCAGGCAGTATTTTGAGGAGGCCTTTGAATTTATTG TGGAAGCCCATCAAAGTGGCAAGGGGCTCCTTATTCATTGTCAAGCTGGTGTGTCTCGTTCCGCCACAATTGTGATAGCGTACTTGATGAAGCACACACGGATGACCATGAAGGATGCCTATAAATTTGTTAAAATGAGGAGACCAATTATATCTCCTAACCTTAACTTCATGGGGCAACTTCTGGAGTTTGAGCAAGATCTGAACAATGGCATAACTCCCCGAATCCTCACACCAAAGCTCATTGGGGTAGAGACTGTCGTGTAA